In Zingiber officinale cultivar Zhangliang chromosome 1A, Zo_v1.1, whole genome shotgun sequence, a genomic segment contains:
- the LOC122001315 gene encoding probable WRKY transcription factor 49, translating into MEGIEGAEVNWFEEFDYSQMEFMQELQICPKFISTPNVADCRAYEPCESITSKLIYSGPTISHVERALSMSNGLSNSQPPVSLPDRGLGKMDHKYIMRIKTCGNGLADDGYKWRKYGQKSIKNSPNPRSYYRCTNPRCNAKKQVERSMEDPEILIVTYEGLHLHYTYSHLLFPRSPDLSATATGLHVAKKLKCQHAAETARQSSPPLADADDSPLHGIFDDDGAEGLLEDVVPLLVRKPCGPTASSYEPCIASSLAASTPSYSSLSWAADTSYFDLGIRSSIW; encoded by the exons ATGGAGGGAATCGAAGGAGCAGAGGTCAATTGGTTTGAAGAATTTGACTACTCCCAGATGGAGTTCATGCAGGAACTGCAGATCTGCCCTAAGTTCATCTCAACGCCAAATGTGGCAGATTGCCGTGCTTATGAGCCCTGTGAATCTATCACCAGCAAGCTCATCTACTCGGGTCCAACCATCAGCCATGTCGAAAGGGCACTGTCCATGTCCAATGGCCTGAGCAATTCTCAACCACC AGTTTCTTTACCGGACAGAGGCTTGGGGAAAATGGATCATAAGTACATAATGAGGATCAAGACCTGTGGCAACGGGCTCGCAGATGATGGCTACAAATGGAGAAAGTATGGGCAAAAATCCATCAAGAACAGCCCCAATCCAAG GAGTTACTACAGATGCACCAACCCTAGATGCAACGCCAAGAAGCAAGTGGAGAGGTCGATGGAAGACCCAGAGATTCTGATCGTCACATACGAGGGCCTCCACCTCCATTACACTTACTCTCACCTCCTCTTCCCTCGGTCGCCGGACCTCTCCGCCACCGCTACTGGGCTTCACGTGGCCAAGAAGCTCAAATGCCAGCACGCGGCCGAGACCGCGCGACAGAGCAGCCCGCCACTTGCGGACGCCGACGACTCGCCGCTGCATGGAATTTTTGACGACGATGGCGCCGAAGGCCTGCTGGAAGACGTGGTGCCGTTGCTGGTAAGGAAGCCTTGCGGCCCGACCGCCTCGTCGTACGAGCCGTGCATTGCTTCATCGCTGGCGGCGTCTACGCCGTCCTACTCCTCCCTGTCGTGGGCCGCCGACACCTCGTACTTTGACCTGGGTATTCGATCGAGCATCTGGTGA